The genomic DNA AACTTGGCTATACAACGCTTACACCGGAAATTAAACAGGCATATCTCAATCTTTATGGGGTAGAGGAACAAGATTTTAGGGGGGCTATCTAATGAAGACGTTGGAGCAGATGAAGCCACAGGAACAAATACAAATGGCATTTAACGAATTGGCAATAATTCAAGCCGCATTAAAACGCGCACAGGAACGAAGAACCTCACGATCTACTATGAACGCGTCGTGATGAATTATAAGGAGGGGTGACATGGAGGTTGTAATGCAAAACGCCCTATCCGGTGCTGCAACATCGGACGGGGCGCATCAGACACTATTTCAATTTGACACCAACAATGTACCACAGACCGATTTACGTTTCTACATGGACAACAGCGGGCACATCGTACCGGCCAAAGTAGCGCAGCACATCATGACCGAAATCCCGTTCTTCTTTGACGGTGCAACGCTCTACGCATATCACAATGGCGTCTACAAACCGAACGGAAGGCAAATCGCCATGAAGTCGGCATTGGTTAAACTACGCGACCACTACAGGCGCAACCTCGTGTCCGAAATCGTGGATTATATCCAGACGTCTATGTGGCAGGACAGCGGCAAGATGGACGTGGAAGATGAGTATATCAACGTTAAAAATGGTCTGTTGCACTGGCCCACGGGTAATCTGTACGCACACACACCGGAACGAGTATCGACGGTACAATTGCCCGTCATATACAACCCCGACGCCACTTGTCCGACCATTAATGAATACATGAAATCAGCATTACCGGCTGACACCCTCCCAATCATCGAGGAGATGTTTGGGTACTGTATGATGCCGTCCACTCAATATCAGAAGGCATTTATGTTCGTTGGATCGGGCGGCAACGGTAAATCACTCGGATTGGATTTGCTCACCACGTTTATAGGCGAATCGAATGTGTCAAACGTGGCGCTGCAGGACTTGGAAGCGAATCGATTTAAACTGGCTCAATTGTACGGGAAGATGGTCAACATTTACGCTGACTTGCCACACAAGGCATTGGACACAAGTTCAGCGTTCAAGTCGGTCGTATCGGGTGATCGTATGAGTGCCGAGTTCAAAGGGAGGGACTCGTTTGATTTCCGTCCTTTTGCTCGCCTCATCTTCAGCGCAAACGAAATACCGACCAGTCGCGATTTAACCGATGGATTTTTTCGACGGTGGATTATAGTACCGTTCCCCAATCGATTCGAACATGGGGTAAATGCGGACGAGAATATGTTGCAGAAAATGACTACTCCAGATGAGTTGTCCGGTCTGTTGAATGTGGCGTTGAATGGGTTACGCCGACTGCAACAGCAACGTAAATTTACCGAAAATGAAGCAACACAACAGGCATTGGCAGACTACAAACGTGATTCGGATAATGTCGCTGTGTTCCTGGACGAAATGTGCGTTATCGGCCCAAATTACCGCTGCAACAAGACGGAGTTGTATCCGGTATATGTACAGTGGTGTGCTGACGCTGGGCTGAAGAAGCTTGGCAAAATTAAGTTTAACGAACGTCTGCAACGACTCGTACCAGATGTTAGAGAAGAACGTTGCGCAAAAGATTTGCCGTGGGAATGGGTCGGCGTTGGGCTCATACACCCAATATTTAGGTGATGTGCGCAAAAGTTATATCGATTCCGCAAAAGTTGCGCAGGAGTTGCGCAAGAGTTTGATACGCATAAATCCAGTCATATCAATGGTTTATAACACTTTCCGCAATTTCCGCAAAAAGTTTAATGAGTTCTTGGTGAAAATGTCAGTTTGTATGGGCTGAAACACTAGTCCAACTCTTGCGGAATTGCACCAAGTTTTGCGCACCGTCCATTTGTCGTCGGTGTTTTTTATTACACACATATGGAGGTCTGCCGATGAATATTACCGTGACAAATGAATTGTCGATCCCATTGTCCGATGTACCCGCCAACGTCAGACAACAAATTATCGATGACTTAACACTCGACAATCCGCCGTATCAAACTGCGTTGCGTATGGGATATTCCACGTACGGAATCGAACCGACGATACAACTATATCGGGCTGAAGCAGGCTCTTTGTATATGCCACGCGGCTATATTATTCGGTTGCGTCAGTTGTTGGATCAGTCCAGCACACCATATTCCGTTGATGACAAACGTTTGTGGTTGCCGAAGGTTCATATGGAGTCGTCCATTGAATTGCGACCATACCAGGTGCCAGCCGTCGATGCGTTGGTACGACACCAACAGGGCGGTGTGGTTGCGGGGTGTGGATCGGGTAAGACCATTTGTGGGCTTGAAGCGGCGGTACGCACACAACAACCGATACTATGGCTCACTCATACCGAAGACCTGTTCCGACAAGTGATTGAGCGTGCTGTAGCCGTACTGGACATCAAAGAAGACGAGATCGGTCGACTTGGCGGTGGAAAGTGGAAGGTGGGCG from Alicyclobacillus dauci includes the following:
- a CDS encoding DNA primase family protein, which codes for MEVVMQNALSGAATSDGAHQTLFQFDTNNVPQTDLRFYMDNSGHIVPAKVAQHIMTEIPFFFDGATLYAYHNGVYKPNGRQIAMKSALVKLRDHYRRNLVSEIVDYIQTSMWQDSGKMDVEDEYINVKNGLLHWPTGNLYAHTPERVSTVQLPVIYNPDATCPTINEYMKSALPADTLPIIEEMFGYCMMPSTQYQKAFMFVGSGGNGKSLGLDLLTTFIGESNVSNVALQDLEANRFKLAQLYGKMVNIYADLPHKALDTSSAFKSVVSGDRMSAEFKGRDSFDFRPFARLIFSANEIPTSRDLTDGFFRRWIIVPFPNRFEHGVNADENMLQKMTTPDELSGLLNVALNGLRRLQQQRKFTENEATQQALADYKRDSDNVAVFLDEMCVIGPNYRCNKTELYPVYVQWCADAGLKKLGKIKFNERLQRLVPDVREERCAKDLPWEWVGVGLIHPIFR